A region of the Lepisosteus oculatus isolate fLepOcu1 chromosome 26, fLepOcu1.hap2, whole genome shotgun sequence genome:
TCCGTTAAAACCAGTTCCCCATGCTGCTCAGTTCTTAAGCTGGTGTTTCTTGTTATGGAATATTTTGATCACTGGGCTCACATCCATAGAATACTCTCTGAAGGGGTGAACTGCTCAGCAGTTCCAATAACCCTCAGCCCAGAGCCCTATCATGGGTCACAGGCTTGATCCTGGATGCCAAGCCAGACCTTCGTACATTCTCAGCACACAAGGACTCTACTGCAATTTTGTAAAAGGGAAGGAGAAGGTGCTTTCCAATAAGTTCCAATAAGACCAaagaaaaagtgattatttccttgtttttttgaCTGAGAAAAGACTTACACACTGATCTCAAGGAGGCAATTTGGGAGCAAAAGAGTGGTTCACATCACTTGCACAGTCTGTTGTATCCTTAATTTCTCACCATGCGTcccactgtcctactgcacgcGTTCTGTGTGGCGAGCCTTCAGTCACTGCCTAGCTCATCTACAGCTACTGAGCAAGAACTGCAGCAAAATAAGGGGCTTCTAACCTTGAAAGACAGGACATGATGTGGAAAGCATTTGAACGCTGCCATGCTGAAGACTTTATACCCATCCCAACTTGAACACTGCAAAGTGATCCCTATTTACAACACTCTCATGCCATCCTGTTTCTCCCTGCTTTGCAGGCGGTTGCACACCAGGTGCAGAAAGTCATGCCCATACAGAGGAGTCAGCGTTTCCCTTTGTATATACTCTATACAAGGGCAATGTTCGCAGCTTGTATTCCACAAAGTAAGAAACATCACAAAGTGTCAGAGAGTGGCTCTCATGCTGTCCTTGGAGTCCTGAGCTGCCCATTTGAGAAGGGCACAGCTCGAGGGGAACTGGAGAGAGGGCCTGCACCTCCAGTGGGACGGTGCAACGCAGACTGGCTTCCCAAACGTGATTCCTGGAGATCCACTGCGAGATTCGCCCGCTCATCAGCAGTGTACTGAAACAGTTATTGAGAGTGGCCaatcatttctgctgaaataaacaAGGATCTTCTAGAACGCATGTGACAGGATAAATGTGACAAAGGAAATGAATCAAGAGGAATGTGCAGGTGATGTTAACCCTTTGAGTGGCTTCTTCTAAAGCAGCTTACTGTCGTTTACACACTATTGTGGACCTGAAATAAAGCACATCAAGGGGGTTTATTAACTGAGGGCTTTCCTCCAGAGTAAAGGTGACCTCCCATTTCTAGAAGTGCAGGAACGCATCCCCAGCGTTCTGAAAGCAAAACGATGGAAACAGCATGTAAGAGCCTACAGGATGTATTTGACACTCAAATTCAAGACCTGTTGCTGGTGCACTGTGTGCTTCCAGGTCTCAGAGCTGAGATGGTGCTCTGACCAACGGAGCTTAAAGCATGGTCTTTAACAGGATGGGTTTAAGTCTTTAGTGGAAAAGACATACGATCCATGTCTTAAAGGAATTTAAAAGTCTGTTAATATGAAATCCAATTTATCTATGTCATCCATAATGTCCATAGAACTCCAGATTTTTAAAGTCTGATACTAATCATACATTGAAAATATTGTTTGTACAGGTTTGATTTATGAACTGTGTTGTGTATCTTTGCACAATTCATCTTTCAATCCTATTCCACAAGGGGCTAGTGCTCTCAGAGAAGCCACCAGTGCAATATTTTACTTCACCATTAGGtggaagtgttgtttttttccctgctcTGCAGGATGAACATGAACAAACGAGACAGAAGTGGCTAAGGGCGTGGCGGTTTAGCACTCGCGACTTGCGCTGGGCGATATGCACAGCAGTCTTAACGCCCTGCCCGTGGCAGAAGTCTAGCTCAAGTTGAAATGGCTAAATGGCACAAAAAAGTTGCACCTACATTTTTACACCCGCGTTTTGTCACTGTGCATCGCTTTTGTTTCTGTATAACCAGAAGGCGTCCGCACGGCTGGGTTGCAAAATACTCTCGCGATGTCCAGTGTTGTCATTACCTGGTTTCACTGTTTGTGCTTTAAAGGAGATGCTGCTCACTGCCGCTGTAATCCCGTTTCAAACAATCGTTCACTTAACATAAAAATAAGATATTGCAGGTGAAATATAAACGTACAAAACAttccttatttttttctaatgaacTCCAATAGCTTTAAGAGAGCTTTAAGGAATACTTATATTTGAACATCCTTCTAAGTCTCTAACAACCAAAACCATTAAATAAATAACTATTATAGCACTTGTCCTTTAATATCATTTTCgtacaatatttatattaatcggtttttttttccttttaagtgTCTTAGATATagcatgtttattttaagtgtGATGTTAAAATTCTACAGCACGGCTTCTGCACCTCGACGGCCTACATAACGATTTAGACACCATGTACAAATACTGTTCTCTGCCAGCCATTTTCGTTCTTTCAAAGCCTGTCGCAGTTCTTCATTGGCCCAGCTGGGGGTGCTTGAGAGCGCCAGTCCCGCTCGGTGAGCTGAACTACTCGAGTGAGTGAACATACAGAGAAGGGTGGGCTGCAGCTCAGGGCGAAACGCCCCTCCCAGGGTTTGCAGCGTGTGTGTGGTCTGTGCACACGGGCGGGACGCCACCAGAACTGCTGGACAGGGCAAGGCTCGAGTGCCTGCTCAGCACAGGGTGGAACATTGTAAGGGCTGGCACTGATTATTTCCTCCGAGTAAACTGGGGCATAGCCTGACCTCTAAACTCCAAGGGCGTGGAGGAAACCACCAGCGCTTTTGATGACGAGACAGTACGACATACCAAAAAATCCCGTATTCTGCCGGCCCAACAGATGTTGCTGTCATTGTGAAGGCAGACTCTGGCACTTGCCTAGCAACCCTGTTCAAGCTCTGCCTGTCCTGTTTGCGCTCGGTCCCTGCCTCGGGTATTCTTGGGGTTCGGGAAGGAAAACCAGCAGGTTTGGGGGGTCCTCAGGATTGAGGAAGTGATCAGCAAGCTTCCCTCTAGCGCAGCGACCTGGATCCCTAATGGACAAACGGCTCAATCGGTCTTAATTAGGAGGAGGTCCGGAACGCCTGGTTTAGTCAGTCTCCTGCCAAGAAGATCCACCGATCGGCACAGCACTAACCACACTGAGGATCTGGCACCTCCGTCTGCCTGCCGCTCAGCACTTCATCCACAAATGACACTTAGCCTGTCCGTTTGCCACGTCCCACCACCCTTTCAAAAGACGGGGGGAGGCAACGAGAGGTGGGAGAGGTGGAGGCCAGTGGAGTGGGGTTTATCAGAGCCCTGGAAATGAAATCTCCCAGATCCAGTATGGCAGAGAGTTTTGGACCTTGAGAATCTAGGCGGGCGAGTTGCATATATAAATCAGTCACTATATTGCTGTGAAGAAAAGAGCTCCAGGAGATGAGGAATTGTCACCCGTTTGCTGCCAGTATTCGAAAAGACAAGTACATGAGGCAGAGTTGGACCTTTCCACAGGCTGTCGATTGCTCTCGGGACAACTCCCAATGAAGCCCTAGTGGAACAGGACGTTGTTTTAAAGACAGGGGTGGGCGTGGCACGGGGCCACCCTGCACACAACACTAGAGATTGCCAGGCTGGGGGCCATGCACTCTTGATCTGTTGGCTCTAGGGCACAGATTCTCTGCTTGCTTGCTGTATATAATAAACCTATGTAGGGGGCCGGGGTGACAATCAGGAACGCAAGCCTCTAAATAACAtcaacaaatgaaaatgaaaaccttaTAACAGTGTGCATCCCAGTATCAGGGAGGATCTTTCCACAGGATGACCTTCACACCCCTAGCTGCTAGAAGGTTATTACAAGCAGGGATCCCGTTTCAAGTACGGTGATGATGAAGATAAAAGGGGCAAACTGGCTTCCATTAAcagaattataattattattataatgatgatgatgatgataggCCTGAGCTGGGGCACAGTGCCGCTACTCTTCCTCCTGCTCAGAATTGGCAGCTGCGGGGGCGGCAGTCTCACGCGGACGCGCTCCAGCCTCCTGCTGGTCGCCCTCGCCCGCCCGGCCCGCGCCACGCTGTCTCTGAGCGGGGGCGCCGTGTGGCCGCGGCCTGGGCCTGTGACGGCGCGGGTAGAGGAAGAGAGCGGGGTCGGGCATGGCGGTGGGCTCCTCCGGGCCCGTCACCCTCTCCCGCGGCACGCACTCCCTGGCCCTCTCGGCGCGGAGGTGGTGCGCCGCCGCCCTGTAGCTGCGCCGTTTGGGCTTGCCGGCCGCGGCGGGGGGCGGCGGGGGCGGCGGGGGCAGGAGGGGCTGCCGCTCCGAGCCCCTGGGACCATGGCGGTGCTGCTGGTGCAGTTTCTGCCGAGCGGCGTGCAGCTGGAAGGAGAGGTAGGCCGCGGCCTCCGTCTGTTTCTGGAGCTCGGTGTTCAGCACGGTGATCCTATGGCTCCTGTGCTTCAGCTCCTCCAGGAAGCGTCGCTCCTTGTCTTTCAGGCTGGCCCGCAGCGCCTCCACCAGCGCCCCCTTGTGGCTCAGTTCCTTGCGCAGCTCCCCCAAGCTGTGCTGCTGCTCATTGAGACGGATCTCCGCCTGCCGGCATCTCTCCATCAacagctcctcttcctcctccaggTCTGTAAGAGGAAGACGAGACCGTACTGGTATCAGCCTGGGCTGCTACATAGATCTGATTATTACagtccacccccccccccactgggACTTATACAGGAGTCTGCTGCTCCCCTGACAGCTCCCACACTTCTGCACATCTCTAACAGCTCAGCAGTCACTCCACACATTCAGTTGTCTTTTTCTCCAAAAAGACAGCTGATCTTTATCTGCATTCTCTGCAATTTCTTTACCCAGCAAATATCGGGTAACGTGAATCTAATCTTCAgatctgtggaaaaaaaagcctGCTTCAACAACTTTAAAGTGGTGCATGCATTTATTTCCACACCTGAGTCTTGGGCTAAGAATCTACGGCTGATGATCAGGAGAGCTCAGAGGCCGGACAGCGGACCAGGCGGCTCAGACAGATTGCAGACAGAGATTAAAAAGCCCAGCACAGTTCCTCCAATCCCAGCACTGGGACAGCTGCTGTAAAACCAATGTACCCTCACTATGGGAATGGCTCTGATCACACTGTGATCTGTGAGGCTATTTAGATTATATCCccgtattttattcattcacaaCTTGCATTTATTTAGCACTCTTCAACCCCAAGAAACAAGCACTCCAActctgaagtgcagcacccagcCTGGTGATGTGCAACAGTTATTCTGCTCCAGCAGATCCGGTGGAAAAGTGAGAGATGCAATCATCAATTGATCTTTAATAAACGAGACGCCAGGACTACAGTGTAACGGCTCATCCAGAGGACGGCACGACTGCACTGTGGCGTCACTGTCTTGGAGGAAATCAAAGCCATCGATTGCCAGACAATGGCAGGCAGGTCCAGCAGCAAGGGATGTCCAGTCGCAAGCCCTGGAGCTAAAAGAGCTCATTTCACCTGTATATTTCCTTTCCCCGCAGGTGCATCGTGAATATAATGATCAAAACGACTGGTTTCCTCTTACAGACAGATGCTCCCTGTGTCCCAGGAACCACACCCTCTCTGTCCATTTCATACCCTCTGATCAGCCCTGGGTGAGATCATCTGTTAAAAATAGAAGGCACTGTGCAATCTGACCTTcagcactctctctctctccctctgctgaCTACAAACACGCCGCAATTCAACCCCCCTCTGGAGCAGGAGAGGTGAGTGTGAGACACAGAGGAACAAAGAGGGAAAGATCAATTGCTGGGGTAGGAGAGGCCTGTGCAGGGACAGAAACGCAGGACGTCTTCAGCCAGCatctcttctcttctctctctcctgcctgcTACACTCTCTCCCCAGCTCCCTGTGTGCCAGTAATGAAGAGCCAGAAAGCACAATTAAGGTCAGATTTTCATTAACTACCAGTTTAAACAGAGGAACGTGCCCTCTGCTGACACCTCGAGAGCATAAGAAAGGCAGCAGTTTTCCAATGTTGCTCCACTGTACGTGGAAAGCATCTTAATACAGACATGTATAACTGATACGATACGTTAATAGATAGGATTCCTTATTAAAGATTAGCACAGTCGATCTGTATGCTTCTCCCCCATTTGCAGTCTGCAGATGCTTTGCTCCAGTGTGGTTCTCATTGTATAGTCTGCATCCTACTGCATACTTTAGCGGGATTTCCCTTTAATACTCTGCACTCTGCAGTGCCCTTATCAGGGTACACGATGGGAGGTGTTGTTTTATTAGGGGATATACAGCAGCACCCCAGCATCTTATTTTTCAAAGGCTGACCACGTCAGGGGCCTGGGCGCCCTGAACAGACCGAACTTCGATGAGACCCCAGGCCCTGCAACTTCTTTGCTCAGCGTTTAAAAATTAATGCTTCTCATCCGCACCCTACTGCAGAAGAAGGGGGTGAACTCCGGAGAGAAAGCAGGCGCTCCCTGGCTTGTGGATGAGAGACTGACCCTCTGAGGGATCTCCCACGGATCTCAGAGAGGATGACAGGAAGACTAGGGCTCTGTGCAATCATTAGACAGAGGCCCCTGAGGAAAAGGAGAGACCACTCATAATGGGGCTATATGCAGTCAGCAGCATCTCCTTTAATCCTCTTTTCCATGATATGATCCCTTGGCCAGCACCTCCATGGACACTCAAAACAGCTGTGCAGTCGATACTAAGTATTATGTTGATAATGTCACATGGCTAGTCTGACACACCATTGCTCTGTGATCTAAAGCAGCGCTGTCCAATGTTTCTCAAGCCGTGGGCCACTGAAAAAATGTTCACGAGCCCAAGGACCGCACTGCCCATCTAACCCAGTTTGGTTCAGCACAGCCCACTGTGAGCTACAGGGTGTGTTGTAAGGCAACCCTCTGAAGTCTGGAGAATGTCCTGTTTAACACCACAGACTTGAAATTAAGGCTGATCATTTCtttggcttttaaaaaataaattccctgGAATTCTTGAATGATTGATTTTGATATGTATATTATTTCAATTAGGATTCATTGTGAGCCAGGACTCTCAATCCTGGTCTCTCATTTCCAGTGCTATGGGAGCTGTGAGGCTGGCTGATGTTTCAGAACTATAAAACCACAGATATGCATGATCACAGTACTGTTGTATGAGATACCCAGCCCCACTGCTGTTCTAGTTACAAATACATTTAGATTTGATGGATGGCGGTAATGCAGTTTTCTTTTCATGTCACAGCTGATGCATGGGATGGGTCTGAACGTAAACAGAAAGGAAAGCAACTGAAATACTTGTAAGTTCAGCATTTTCCAAACAAACAACTGTGCTTTCATCCCTGAAATGATCTCCTTGGGGGTTTTAGTAAAACAACGACCCAACAGTTCTTGGATGGggaattttgttttccaaaaacagCTGCATAAATGAAAGAACACAAGAACAACGTTCCTGGTACACGGGCGTAGGAGGAGCAATGTGTGGCTACAGCATTACCTGCTTGAGTTCTTCCAGGAGGCTTCACATTCACTTCACAGGTCAGCTCTAGGGATCAAGCAAACATGACAAGAAAATGATCAAGATCCAAGGCAGACTGCTTCTGTCTCCGCAAACGTCTGTATCTAACTGAATGCTTTCTCGGTCTTGCTTTTTAGCTGCAGCCTGCATCACGCTCATTTTGCTGTTTCTCTCTCACTCACTGCATGCTGTCTTTGTTCTGTTTCTCTCATCCTAATTAGATATTTAAACCAGCACGCTAACCATTAAGATAATGGAGGAGGCACAGACTGAAGCCTGTGTGAACTGTTATACTTCAGTATGTTGTTTCTTCTCAAATGCAGGGTGATCATATGGCTGCTTGTTCAGTGAAACAGGATTTGAAAACTGCCCTTAGTTTGCAAATTCAGCTTTTCATATTTACCCAGATGAAAAACGGTGCTTATCTGTATGCAATAAACATGTAAAAGTGATCAGCCCATGTTTTCACATGAAACCTAATGTGGAATGTTCCTTTTAAGCAAATCAGTAGCATTGCTCATTTGTTCACATGGCGTGATCATGGTCAGAAATATTGAACAGCTGATAAACAATCCAGGTTAACTAAAATCAAAAGTGTTTCGATGAACACAAAGTCAAATGGTCACCCGACTCATTCTCATTGCGAAagttcagatactgtacattgctgaaAGAATACAATCACAATGTAAGCAGAAATATGAACAACAACACATGCGCAGTGCAGTAAATGTGCCTGCATAAAGCACAAGGAGCCTATAGTGACATAAGAGCTCACTTGCTCCTATCTGGGATATGCCATTACTCAGCTGTAGCAGTGATGTAGTATAGGCTAGCAGTCCTAGGAAGGCTGGGTGGGTTGGAGCTGACAAGTTATTTTGGGCTCTTTCACTCAACAGCTTACTGGGCACTTGTGCAGACTTATTAAATCCAGTATTCTTCCCCATCCTTGCAAATTTATGAAGACTAAGCGTGTAAAAGAAAATAGACATTGTGCTGTTGATCAGTACTAATTGTAGCTAAACATCTCTTTAAAGTATTGGGTGATAaacattctgtttattttactaCGTTTAACCCAACATAGGCAAATTCAATTATAAAAACACCCTGATACAATCCTTCAGCACAGTTTAATGCAATTTGCCCCTTTAATCAAATGAATACTTTCAGATCTGTGGCTCACAGCTGACACTGTTTCCATGATGCTCCAGCAGGCAGGTTTGGAAAAGGTTTGCTTCTGATTGTGCTCTGCTCAAATT
Encoded here:
- the ccdc92ba gene encoding coiled-coil domain-containing 92B isoform X2, with amino-acid sequence MDREGVVPGTQGASVYLEEEEELLMERCRQAEIRLNEQQHSLGELRKELSHKGALVEALRASLKDKERRFLEELKHRSHRITVLNTELQKQTEAAAYLSFQLHAARQKLHQQHRHGPRGSERQPLLPPPPPPPPAAAGKPKRRSYRAAAHHLRAERARECVPRERVTGPEEPTAMPDPALFLYPRRHRPRPRPHGAPAQRQRGAGRAGEGDQQEAGARPRETAAPAAANSEQEEE
- the ccdc92ba gene encoding coiled-coil domain-containing 92B isoform X1 codes for the protein METSSLARQVESVERNIVFLRQEQLALLHGLHLEILSLQKRCTELTCEVNVKPPGRTQADLEEEEELLMERCRQAEIRLNEQQHSLGELRKELSHKGALVEALRASLKDKERRFLEELKHRSHRITVLNTELQKQTEAAAYLSFQLHAARQKLHQQHRHGPRGSERQPLLPPPPPPPPAAAGKPKRRSYRAAAHHLRAERARECVPRERVTGPEEPTAMPDPALFLYPRRHRPRPRPHGAPAQRQRGAGRAGEGDQQEAGARPRETAAPAAANSEQEEE